A segment of the Aythya fuligula isolate bAytFul2 chromosome 10, bAytFul2.pri, whole genome shotgun sequence genome:
GTAATTAGTGCGGGCAGGGCACGGAAGCACCATTGATAATTGGCGGTGACTCGTTAGCGCTGGAGCGCCGCGTGCCCGGGGTGCGGCAGGACTTTCCGGCAGGGCTGGTCGGCGGGGCCGCCAGGCGTCCCGGTGCGGCAGGGCCGTGCGGGTGCCCGCTGCcacagcggggccggggccgggcgagGAGGGCGCGGAGGTGAGCGTCAGCATCGCCCTCGCTTCGTGTCGTGGCACGCCGCGGCCCTGCCGCCCCCTCGATAAAAGGCACGGCCGCGGGCCGGCGTCGGGGCGCTGCCGGCGGAGACGGTGAGagcacagggatggggatgggggaaatgaaggggaaggggggagaggaggtgctgggagaggGCTTTTTGCCACCTGGGCTTTCCCCACGGCCCCACGCGAGCCCGGGTGCCGGGTTTGACGCGCGCTGTGCCCCCTGCAGGGACGGCACCCGCGGCACCATGAACCGCATCACGGTGTACGAGCGCGCCAACTTCGAGGGGCTGAGCCGGGAGTTCACCTGCGACGTGCCCGACCTGCACGAGCTGGACTTCGGGAACTGCATCGCCTCCCTGAAGGTGGTGGGGCAGCCCTGGATCGCCTACACGGAGCCCAAGTACGAGGGCGAGCCGCACGCCTTCGAGGAGGGCGAGTACCCCTCGGTGGGGCGGCCCAACAGCTTCTCGGCGCTGCGCCTGGTGCACCACGACCTGGGGGACCCCCAGATCACCCTCTACGAGCGCCCCAACTTCCAGGGGGCCTGCAAGGTGGTGACGGAGGAGACCAACCTGGCCTACGGCTACTTCAACGACCGCGTGGCCTCGCACGTGGTGCAGCGCGGGGTCTGGCTGCTCTACCAGCACCCCGGCCGCGGGGGCTGGCACTGCCTGGCCTGGCCCGGCGAGCGTTTGGCCGACTACAAACCCGAGCTGAACTTCCAGGCCAGGCTCTCCCACCTGCGCCCGCTGCGGCCGGGGCAGCCTCAGGTCTCGGCGCAGCTCCTGTGGGAGCAGAAGCGGGTGGAGGCCGAGCGGGAGGTGCTGGTGGACGAGATCGTGGGGGTGAACGAGACGGCGGCGGAGCAGGCGCTGGCGgcgggcagcaggagggagtaCAGCACCACGCTCTGGCAGAGCTTCCACTTCAGCAACGCCAGCAGCCTGAAGGCCGGGCTCTCCTTCACGCTGGCCGTGGAGGCCTCCAACGTCTTCACGGTGCAGAAGGGGCGCAGCGAGTCCAGCACGCGGCGGGAGCGGGTGGAGGTGCAGCTGCCGGCCAAGATCCCCCCGCGCACGGCGCTGAGCATCCGCGTGCTGCGCAAGGAGGTGACGCTGTCCGTGCCCGTGC
Coding sequences within it:
- the LOC116493121 gene encoding epidermal differentiation-specific protein-like gives rise to the protein MNRITVYERANFEGLSREFTCDVPDLHELDFGNCIASLKVVGQPWIAYTEPKYEGEPHAFEEGEYPSVGRPNSFSALRLVHHDLGDPQITLYERPNFQGACKVVTEETNLAYGYFNDRVASHVVQRGVWLLYQHPGRGGWHCLAWPGERLADYKPELNFQARLSHLRPLRPGQPQVSAQLLWEQKRVEAEREVLVDEIVGVNETAAEQALAAGSRREYSTTLWQSFHFSNASSLKAGLSFTLAVEASNVFTVQKGRSESSTRRERVEVQLPAKIPPRTALSIRVLRKEVTLSVPVLLTLTQNEAVRTELGEYRSVSGTNISAHFSMKPLPAAGTEPGDAAGTEKVPGGC